Proteins encoded in a region of the Pseudomonas viciae genome:
- a CDS encoding electron transfer flavoprotein subunit alpha/FixB family protein: MTILVIAEHDNKVLAPATLNTVAAAAKIGADIHVLVAGQGIGAVAEAAAKIAGVAKVLAADNAAYAHQLPENVAPLVVELGKGYSHILAAATSNGKNILPRVAAALDVDQISEIISVESADTFKRPIYAGNAIATVQSNAAVKVITVRATGFDPVAAEGGSAAVEAVGAAHDAGISSFVNEELAKSDRPELTAAKIVVSGGRGMQNGDNFKHLYALADKLGAAVGASRAAVDAGFVPNDMQVGQTGKIVAPQLYIAVGISGAIQHLAGMKDSKVIVAINKDEEAPIFQVADYGLVADLFEVIPEMAALA; the protein is encoded by the coding sequence ATGACTATCTTGGTAATCGCCGAACACGATAACAAGGTGCTGGCTCCGGCCACGCTGAACACCGTGGCTGCCGCTGCCAAAATCGGCGCTGACATTCACGTCCTGGTTGCTGGCCAGGGCATTGGCGCCGTGGCTGAAGCCGCCGCGAAAATCGCTGGCGTGGCTAAAGTGCTGGCGGCCGACAACGCTGCCTACGCGCACCAACTGCCGGAAAACGTTGCTCCGCTGGTAGTCGAGCTGGGCAAGGGCTACAGCCACATCCTGGCTGCCGCCACGTCCAACGGCAAGAATATCCTGCCACGCGTTGCCGCTGCGCTGGACGTCGACCAGATCTCCGAGATCATCTCGGTGGAAAGCGCCGACACCTTCAAGCGTCCGATCTACGCGGGCAACGCCATTGCCACCGTGCAATCGAACGCTGCGGTCAAGGTCATCACCGTTCGCGCCACCGGTTTCGACCCGGTTGCCGCCGAAGGTGGTTCGGCTGCCGTTGAAGCCGTAGGCGCTGCCCACGACGCCGGCATCTCCAGCTTCGTCAACGAAGAACTGGCCAAGTCCGATCGTCCTGAACTGACCGCTGCCAAGATCGTCGTTTCCGGCGGTCGCGGCATGCAGAACGGCGACAACTTCAAGCACCTGTACGCCCTGGCCGACAAGCTGGGCGCTGCTGTCGGCGCTTCCCGCGCGGCAGTCGACGCAGGTTTCGTACCCAACGACATGCAGGTCGGTCAGACCGGCAAGATCGTTGCGCCACAGCTGTACATCGCCGTCGGTATCTCCGGCGCGATCCAGCACCTGGCCGGCATGAAAGACTCCAAAGTGATCGTTGCGATCAACAAGGACGAAGAGGCGCCGATCTTCCAGGTGGCTGATTACGGGCTAGTGGCGGATCTTTTTGAAGTGATTCCAGAAATGGCCGCCCTGGCCTGA
- a CDS encoding FAS1-like dehydratase domain-containing protein, whose amino-acid sequence MNSSSDFSAWIGRRQESQDRISFTLVRRIAATLGEPAPQPGEPLPPLWHWAFFQEPVDACELGPDGHPALGGFLPPAHNRNRMWAGSRLEFYQPLKVEADVTCVSTILNVEEKHGRTGSLLFVTVRHEYFQDGKRVLQDEQDIVYREPTAPKLSGTEALPEGQWQARIEPSATLLFRYSAVTFNGHRIHYDWPYVTETEGYPGLVVHGPLIATLNLRAFTKAHPNARLMRFTFRGVRPLISPHPFEVGGRLIDSGKAQLWAGNQDGTAQIGEVEFSAGETP is encoded by the coding sequence ATGAACAGCAGTTCCGATTTTTCCGCCTGGATTGGACGACGTCAGGAAAGCCAGGACCGGATCAGTTTCACTCTGGTCAGACGCATTGCCGCGACGTTGGGCGAGCCGGCACCACAACCTGGAGAGCCACTGCCGCCCCTGTGGCACTGGGCATTTTTTCAGGAGCCGGTGGACGCCTGCGAACTGGGACCGGATGGCCACCCAGCGCTTGGGGGCTTTTTGCCGCCGGCCCATAACCGCAATCGTATGTGGGCGGGTAGTCGACTTGAGTTTTACCAGCCATTGAAGGTGGAGGCTGACGTGACCTGTGTATCAACCATTCTCAACGTCGAAGAGAAGCACGGTCGCACGGGGTCCTTGTTGTTTGTCACGGTACGCCATGAGTATTTCCAGGACGGCAAACGCGTTCTTCAAGATGAGCAAGACATCGTCTATCGGGAGCCCACTGCGCCCAAACTGAGCGGCACCGAAGCACTCCCTGAAGGCCAATGGCAGGCACGGATCGAGCCCTCCGCGACCCTACTGTTCCGCTACTCCGCCGTCACCTTCAATGGCCATCGTATTCACTATGACTGGCCATACGTCACCGAGACCGAAGGTTACCCGGGATTGGTGGTGCATGGTCCTTTGATCGCCACCCTGAATCTGCGTGCCTTTACCAAAGCGCACCCGAACGCGCGCTTGATGCGCTTCACCTTCCGTGGCGTCCGGCCTTTGATTTCTCCTCACCCTTTTGAAGTCGGCGGACGTCTGATAGATAGCGGCAAGGCACAGCTCTGGGCAGGCAATCAGGACGGTACAGCGCAGATCGGCGAAGTCGAGTTCAGCGCAGGAGAAACGCCATGA